One part of the Glycine soja cultivar W05 chromosome 11, ASM419377v2, whole genome shotgun sequence genome encodes these proteins:
- the LOC114374765 gene encoding stem-specific protein TSJT1-like, whose amino-acid sequence MLGIFKDKLVNPPEELNSPASLNSSKRSKLPNEILQEFQSYNPSNAFSVSFGNDALLAYSPSNKASIHHGFCVLDNIYCIFLGSLNNLSKLIKQYGLSKGTNDAMFIIEAYRTLRDRGPYPADQVLIELEGSFGFVIYDNKDGTVFTALGSNGQIELFWGVAADGSIVISENLELIKASCAKSFAPFPTGCMLHSGHGLMSYEHPTRKMKPMPRVDSEGVMCGANFSVDSQSRKSMMPRVGSEANWAPWGDSQACIQP is encoded by the exons ATGTTGGGAATTTTCAAGGACAAGTTGGTCAATCCACCAGAAGAGCTAAACAGCCCTGCTTCTTTGAATTCATCAAAAAGGTCTAAACTTCCAAATGAAATCCTTCAGGAATTCCAGTCCTACAATCCCTCCAATGCTTTCTCCGTTAGCTTTGGAAATGATGCTTTGCTAGCTTATTCCCCTTCAAACAAGGCCTCCATTCATCACGG GTTTTGTGTTTTGGATAACATATACTGCATTTTCCTTGGGAGCCTAAACAACCTAAGCAAGCTCATAAAGCAGTATGGTCTATCAAAGGGAACAAATGATGCAATGTTTATCATAGAAGCCTATAGGACACTTCGTGACAGGGGTCCATACCCAGCTGATCAGGTCCTCATTGAACTTGAAGGCAGTTTTGGATTTGTGATCTATGACAATAAGGATGGAACAGTTTTTACTGCATTG GGTTCTAATGGACAAATTGAGCTTTTCTGGGGTGTTGCAGCTGATGGTTCTATAGTTATTTCTGAGAATTTGGAGCTGATAAAAGCAAGTTGTGCTAAATCATTTGCACCATTCCCCACTG GGTGTATGCTTCATAGTGGGCATGGTCTAATGAGCTATGAGCATCCTACGAGGAAAATGAAGCCAATGCCAAGAGTTGATAGCGAAGGGGTTATGTGTGGAGCCAATTTTTCTGTGGACTCTCAATCAAGGAAGTCAATGATGCCACGTGTTGGAAGTGAGGCCAATTGGGCTCCTTGGGGGGACTCACAAGCATGCATTCAACCATGA